The Anabrus simplex isolate iqAnaSimp1 chromosome 1, ASM4041472v1, whole genome shotgun sequence genome window below encodes:
- the LOC136857056 gene encoding SERTA domain-containing protein 2 has protein sequence MWCDLQSPVMMGLQATASKRKLDYESKCPAKVVRLEEGARDIMEDWRVDSTSSVLASSLLGASAIVDDDDDDEDEEEEEDEEEEEKTGSNRYLPAGRGYYPYYEEMNFSQQQQQQQQQQQQQQQQHHHYSTRLASQYWGAQTTSSDYYGQDSTSQQTIRCDENGKSYLDLGSSSARYVGSASPAKCCDGSRTSWCSQGPNATCYRQRRLAVLNISMCKLGRYRQFPDPSLHRSVLICNTLRYIEREMEQEGFFFNNSAGVIQAPPVPVPPPEPSYQPQFPEVNYPAGQYEQSLRELSASGRATPFPGTTSGYDTDSGVGDDESGRGINWGSVLSLSSQSDLDPLNNNELYPSSPSTDGLLGDVDLSHELDDFLPGWKLTPLSADDIIKSVPSGRQGEGELDSIMHVLVGT, from the coding sequence AGCCCTGTCATGATGGGGCTGCAAGCTACAGCAAGTAAGCGCAAATTGGATTACGAGAGTAAGTGTCCAGCAAAGGTGGTTCGACTGGAGGAGGGAGCTCGAGACATAATGGAGGATTGGAGAGTGGACAGTACGAGTTCTGTGCTGGCATCCTCGCTACTGGGCGCAAGTGCCATTGtggatgatgacgatgacgacgaagatgaggaggaggaagaagacgaggAAGAAGAGGAGAAGACAGGTAGCAACAGATACCTCCCCGCCGGCCGGGGTTACTATCCCTACTATGAGGAGATGAACTTctcgcagcagcagcagcagcagcagcagcagcaacaacaacaacagcaacagcatcATCATTATTCAACAAGGTTGGCTTCCCAATACTGGGGTGCACAGACTACATCTAGTGATTATTATGGCCAGGACTCAACTTCCCAACAGACGATACGGTGTGACGAGAATGGGAAGTCTTATTTGGACCTGGGTAGTTCTAGTGCGAGGTACGTGGGCAGTGCTAGCCCAGCTAAGTGTTGTGATGGCAGTAGAACTAGCTGGTGCAGTCAAGGACCGAATGCAACGTGCTACCGCCAGCGAAGACTTGCAGTGCTCAATATCTCTATGTGTAAGCTAGGCAGGTACAGACAGTTTCCCGATCCTAGTCTGCATCGTTCTGTGCTCATTTGTAATACGTTACGTTACATTGAGCGTGAAATGGAGCAGGAAGGGTTCTTCTTTAACAATAGTGCAGGGGTAATACAAGCACCTCCGGTACCGGTGCCACCCCCAGAGCCTAGCTACCAACCTCAGTTTCCTGAGGTCAACTACCCGGCGGGCCAGTACGAACAGTCCCTACGTGAATTATCCGCTTCGGGTCGAGCGACACCTTTCCCTGGGACCACCTCCGGTTATGATACAGATTCGGGGGTGGGTGATGATGAGTCAGGTCGAGGAATTAATTGGGGGTCTGTGCTAAGTCTCTCAAGCCAATCGGATCTCGACCCACTCAACAACAACGAGTTATACCCGTCGTCTCCCTCTACGGATGGTCTCCTTGGAGATGTGGACCTCAGCCATGAATTGGATGACTTTCTTCCAGGCTGGAAGCTCACACCGTTGAGTGCCGACGACATCATCAAGTCCGTCCCGTCTGGACGTCAAGGCGAGGGCGAACTGGACAGTATCATGCACGTGTTGGTAGGCACGTAG